A part of Paenibacillus sp. sptzw28 genomic DNA contains:
- a CDS encoding LacI family DNA-binding transcriptional regulator, with amino-acid sequence MKATIYDVAKQAGVSIATVSKVINRKGRISKETRTKVLRIMDELNYKPSVVASALTGKQTYTLGLLLPDLANPFFAEIARNVEDHAHKMGFSVMICSTDNTLEREELNISLFQQKSVDGIILATGVQNGGMIKELQKSLPMALIARDIPTLTIDTVLVDDFIGGSLATNHLIDFGHRQIGIITEDLIVMSSKERTRGYLNALESAGIPHNPELIKIIDFDVQSAREAAGELIDAHPEMTAIFACNDLFGAAVIKAARERGLSIPGDLSIVGFDNTLLAEIIDPPLTTVAQPIREMGRLVVDLIIRSIQEEDSIKQRIVMLPELVSRASVSGPARVKAEINQPSPLT; translated from the coding sequence ATGAAAGCTACAATATACGATGTTGCCAAACAAGCGGGAGTGTCGATTGCAACCGTATCGAAAGTGATCAACCGGAAGGGGCGCATCAGCAAAGAAACAAGAACAAAGGTTCTTCGCATCATGGACGAGCTTAATTACAAGCCTAGTGTGGTCGCATCAGCTCTCACGGGGAAGCAGACCTACACGCTAGGGCTGCTTTTGCCCGATCTGGCGAATCCGTTCTTCGCGGAAATTGCCCGAAATGTAGAAGATCATGCACACAAGATGGGATTCAGCGTCATGATTTGCAGCACGGACAATACGCTCGAGCGGGAAGAGTTGAACATTTCGTTGTTCCAACAGAAAAGCGTCGACGGTATTATACTTGCAACGGGCGTGCAGAACGGCGGTATGATCAAGGAACTGCAAAAATCGCTTCCGATGGCGCTTATTGCACGCGATATTCCGACGCTCACCATTGATACGGTGCTGGTCGACGATTTCATTGGAGGCAGCTTGGCAACCAATCATCTCATTGATTTCGGGCACCGGCAGATCGGTATTATCACCGAGGACCTGATTGTCATGAGCAGTAAGGAGCGGACACGCGGTTACTTGAATGCGCTCGAGAGTGCCGGGATACCGCATAACCCGGAGCTTATCAAAATCATTGATTTCGATGTGCAAAGCGCCAGGGAAGCGGCGGGGGAATTAATCGACGCGCATCCCGAGATGACGGCGATCTTCGCGTGCAATGATTTGTTCGGGGCGGCCGTCATCAAAGCTGCGCGTGAACGGGGATTGTCGATTCCCGGCGATTTGTCGATCGTGGGCTTCGATAATACGCTCCTGGCCGAGATTATCGATCCGCCGCTTACTACGGTCGCCCAGCCGATTCGGGAAATGGGCCGGCTGGTGGTAGATCTGATCATTCGCAGCATACAGGAGGAAGATTCAATCAAGCAGCGAATCGTCATGCTCCCCGAGCTTGTGTCCAGAGCTTCTGTATCCGGTCCCGCCCGTGTAAAGGCGGAAATTAACCAGCCATCGCCGTTAACTTAG
- a CDS encoding extracellular solute-binding protein, with amino-acid sequence MIKRKKILLGMTSLVLSVSLIGNGCSKGSENTHESADALGNPAKQEEPIEITIANNFDNPDEDGNFVQKYLEQKFNVKIKNVKLVRGNWREKFSVMLASGQIPDIFPGDAEENDMVNWADQGIIASISAEEIMKYMPNYTKDVEGVAPTAWDSGKYDGKNWGVPRMWYNGKTGFLPAYNESWLNAIGYNEPPKTLAELEDVLTKFVYNDPDGDGKNDTYGITGRAKDYTPQMFNSIFAAFGVAPYQYMKGEGGKLVYSGITENTRQTLKLLNKWYKKGIIDPEFVTSDSSKILDDFIHGRNGMFDTGMWHQLYDSGYYGKEAIDKGVKMVVGKPVTGPNGDSYTMSLGALQAPLMFGVQLEKDDKKRIKILQMLEFISSTDEGYLTTYYGQKGVHYDLQGDLAVLKPAFVSNGKRGEEVGAGGFYNPFAGKVASMMKHDLSKEALDFKNNTTGGVKTLTDALGPAVVVSRTKFEPALKSLQDQYYIGAITGEKDTDKGFDDFVSRWLNSGGKIITEEVNKVYEERQRSHPH; translated from the coding sequence TTGATAAAGAGAAAGAAGATTTTACTTGGTATGACAAGCCTTGTCTTGTCGGTATCGCTTATTGGGAACGGGTGCAGTAAAGGGAGCGAAAATACTCACGAGTCGGCGGATGCATTAGGGAATCCGGCGAAGCAGGAGGAACCGATCGAAATCACGATTGCGAATAACTTCGATAATCCGGATGAAGACGGAAATTTCGTCCAAAAGTATCTGGAACAAAAATTTAATGTCAAAATTAAAAATGTTAAGCTGGTTCGTGGCAACTGGAGAGAGAAATTCAGCGTTATGCTTGCCTCAGGCCAAATACCGGACATCTTTCCCGGCGACGCCGAAGAAAACGATATGGTTAATTGGGCGGATCAAGGCATAATCGCCAGCATTTCCGCAGAAGAAATAATGAAATATATGCCGAATTATACGAAAGATGTGGAAGGGGTAGCCCCAACAGCCTGGGACAGCGGCAAATATGATGGGAAAAATTGGGGAGTTCCGCGGATGTGGTATAACGGGAAGACAGGATTTTTGCCGGCTTACAATGAATCGTGGCTGAATGCCATCGGTTATAACGAACCACCGAAGACGTTGGCCGAACTCGAGGATGTGCTCACTAAATTCGTATATAATGACCCTGACGGCGACGGGAAGAATGATACGTACGGCATTACGGGCAGGGCCAAGGATTACACGCCTCAGATGTTCAACTCGATCTTTGCGGCCTTCGGGGTGGCACCATATCAGTATATGAAAGGCGAAGGCGGTAAACTGGTATACTCGGGTATAACGGAGAATACGCGGCAGACGTTGAAGCTGCTGAATAAATGGTATAAGAAGGGTATTATCGATCCGGAATTTGTTACATCCGACAGCAGCAAGATTTTGGATGACTTCATTCATGGCCGAAACGGAATGTTTGACACCGGGATGTGGCATCAGTTGTATGATAGTGGTTATTATGGAAAGGAGGCAATTGATAAAGGTGTGAAAATGGTAGTCGGGAAACCGGTGACCGGACCGAATGGAGACTCATATACCATGTCCCTCGGTGCACTCCAGGCTCCTCTGATGTTCGGCGTTCAGCTGGAGAAGGATGACAAGAAGCGGATAAAGATTTTGCAGATGCTGGAATTTATATCGAGCACCGACGAAGGGTATTTGACTACTTATTATGGCCAGAAAGGTGTTCACTACGATCTCCAAGGGGATCTGGCCGTACTTAAGCCGGCCTTTGTCTCTAATGGCAAACGCGGTGAGGAAGTAGGCGCGGGCGGTTTCTATAATCCTTTTGCAGGAAAAGTCGCTTCTATGATGAAGCATGACTTGTCCAAAGAAGCGCTTGATTTCAAGAATAATACTACCGGCGGCGTGAAGACGCTGACCGACGCACTGGGACCGGCGGTAGTGGTGTCCAGAACGAAGTTCGAGCCGGCCTTAAAATCGCTTCAGGACCAATATTATATCGGCGCCATTACCGGGGAGAAGGACACTGATAAAGGCTTTGACGATTTTGTGTCGCGGTGGCTGAATTCAGGCGGAAAGATTATAACGGAAGAAGTAAATAAGGTGTACGAGGAGCGGCAAAGAAGTCATCCTCACTAA
- a CDS encoding glycosyl hydrolase family 28 protein yields the protein MSKLIVYEQPDGAIGKNDFSVSVRISGGEWQPLFIFEAKVDMHDVRAASMAYFDMEGTVEVCIVSNKQNIEQAVIRPLSTNIKFQTETNVITFVLDRPCKLSIEINGERFSNLHLFAGPIEKSPPGPDDANVIAVRPGSHSPSYLAEKVQQLTETGNGDNRTIYFLPGIHLFDDPMFHIPSGTTVYVAGGAILYASLICKRAENVVIRGRGVLYMSDMEKTTYLRAVQISFSNNIEVEGIISLDPPHYSIYLGQSEHIRIHNFKSFSTRGWCDGIDMMACSDVEIEDVFLRTSDDCIAIYGSRGEYYGDSRNITVRNSIFWADVAHAMHIGTHGDHLGDGDTVENIHFDNIDVLEHHEPQENYWGVMAICAGDNNTARNITFNDIRVEDFELGQLFDVRVVWNEKYNPVPGRRIENIVFSNIVYNGKNTNPSRIFGYNEERVVKDVQFINVRVNGEVLLDLHIDHFVLNEFASGIYLSE from the coding sequence ATGAGCAAATTAATTGTTTACGAACAGCCTGACGGGGCAATTGGGAAGAACGATTTTTCCGTGAGCGTTCGTATATCTGGCGGGGAGTGGCAGCCACTTTTTATTTTTGAAGCAAAGGTGGACATGCATGATGTCCGGGCGGCATCAATGGCTTATTTTGATATGGAAGGAACGGTCGAGGTCTGTATCGTTTCGAATAAGCAGAATATCGAGCAAGCGGTCATTCGCCCATTATCAACGAATATAAAGTTTCAAACAGAGACGAATGTCATAACATTCGTGCTCGATCGGCCATGCAAGCTGTCCATTGAAATTAACGGCGAACGATTCAGCAATTTACATCTTTTCGCGGGTCCGATAGAGAAGTCGCCTCCGGGGCCGGACGATGCAAATGTGATTGCCGTGAGGCCTGGAAGCCACTCGCCGAGCTATTTGGCAGAGAAAGTGCAGCAATTAACGGAAACGGGTAATGGAGACAATAGAACCATTTATTTCTTGCCTGGTATTCATCTTTTTGATGATCCCATGTTTCATATCCCATCAGGGACTACGGTTTATGTTGCCGGAGGCGCCATTCTATATGCTTCCTTAATCTGTAAGCGCGCAGAAAATGTTGTGATACGCGGCAGGGGCGTTCTATACATGTCAGATATGGAAAAAACCACTTATTTAAGAGCCGTACAAATCTCATTCTCAAACAACATTGAAGTAGAAGGCATTATTTCGCTCGATCCTCCGCATTACAGCATTTATCTCGGACAATCCGAGCATATTCGTATCCATAACTTTAAATCATTCAGTACGCGCGGCTGGTGTGACGGGATTGATATGATGGCTTGCTCGGACGTGGAAATTGAAGATGTTTTTCTGAGAACCTCGGATGATTGTATTGCGATTTACGGGAGCCGCGGTGAATATTATGGGGATTCACGCAATATCACTGTAAGAAATTCAATTTTTTGGGCGGATGTCGCCCACGCGATGCATATTGGCACACATGGTGACCATCTGGGAGATGGGGATACCGTAGAAAATATTCACTTTGATAATATCGATGTGCTTGAGCATCATGAACCTCAGGAAAATTATTGGGGTGTGATGGCGATATGCGCAGGCGACAATAATACGGCCCGCAATATTACCTTTAATGATATACGGGTGGAGGATTTTGAGCTGGGCCAGCTCTTTGATGTCCGTGTGGTGTGGAATGAAAAATATAATCCGGTGCCTGGCAGACGAATTGAGAATATTGTGTTCAGCAATATCGTTTATAACGGCAAAAACACTAATCCTTCGCGTATATTTGGATACAATGAGGAACGGGTTGTTAAAGATGTTCAATTTATTAATGTTCGGGTTAACGGCGAGGTGCTTCTCGACCTTCACATTGATCACTTTGTTTTGAATGAATTCGCCAGTGGTATTTATTTGAGCGAATAA
- a CDS encoding extracellular solute-binding protein: MKYTRRKWLGLAAIALSVSLVMSGCSGNNGGNTGTNEPKPANGSGASATEAPLEITWANNFNTPEKDGNYVQTELEKKFNVKIKNVKLERGTWKEKFTVLLASGDIPDIFPIDANVTDMVTWADQGIIASIDPKEIETYMPNFTAALNSVDSGAWGVGLYNGKNWGIPKVWPGGLDGFIPGYNEAWLKNIGYTEPPKTLEELEDVLTKFVNEDPDKNGKKDTYGLTGRGKLTEQLFTSIFSAYGVSPYQFKKDAAGNVVYGGVTEETRSALKLLNKWYKSGLIDPEFITSDNNEINIKFANQKIGMVDNGKWGNFDKESGFVTKPGLEKGQVFLPGKPFTAPDGKAYAFAYGARQAPLLLGAQLEKDEKKRQKIMEILEYVSTNSEGYLLTGFGEKGVSYEMQGDLAVPKTGEEFAAPKFGAGNFYNPLSSTDVSMQKHTLKPELLQLKEKLSAGVTPMLDILGEAVLPTKAQNWANLKTVQDTYLIKAITGDANTDKDFDSFKASWLGAGGQAVTDEVAKVLAERK; encoded by the coding sequence ATGAAGTACACAAGAAGGAAATGGTTAGGTCTGGCGGCGATTGCTTTATCCGTATCGCTAGTCATGAGCGGCTGCAGCGGCAATAACGGGGGAAACACAGGTACAAACGAGCCAAAGCCGGCAAACGGCTCGGGTGCGTCTGCCACTGAGGCACCGCTAGAGATCACTTGGGCAAATAACTTTAATACCCCTGAGAAGGATGGCAACTATGTTCAGACCGAGCTTGAGAAAAAATTCAATGTGAAAATCAAAAATGTAAAATTGGAGCGCGGCACTTGGAAAGAGAAATTTACCGTGCTGCTTGCCTCCGGCGACATTCCTGATATTTTCCCGATTGATGCAAACGTTACCGATATGGTGACGTGGGCAGATCAAGGCATCATTGCGAGTATTGATCCTAAAGAAATTGAAACCTATATGCCGAATTTTACAGCAGCTTTGAATTCGGTGGATTCCGGTGCATGGGGCGTTGGTCTATACAATGGTAAAAACTGGGGTATTCCGAAAGTTTGGCCGGGCGGCTTGGACGGATTTATTCCAGGCTACAACGAGGCATGGCTTAAAAACATCGGCTACACAGAGCCCCCTAAGACGCTTGAAGAGCTTGAGGACGTGCTGACTAAATTCGTTAATGAAGATCCGGATAAGAACGGGAAGAAGGATACTTATGGCTTAACCGGCCGCGGCAAGCTTACGGAGCAGCTATTCACTTCAATCTTCTCGGCATATGGTGTATCACCTTATCAGTTCAAAAAGGATGCGGCAGGCAATGTTGTTTATGGCGGCGTTACAGAAGAGACACGCTCTGCACTGAAACTTTTGAACAAGTGGTATAAATCCGGCCTAATCGATCCGGAATTTATTACGAGCGATAATAATGAAATTAATATTAAATTCGCCAACCAGAAAATCGGTATGGTTGATAATGGGAAGTGGGGCAATTTCGACAAAGAATCGGGCTTTGTAACAAAGCCTGGACTTGAGAAGGGCCAAGTATTCTTGCCAGGAAAGCCGTTCACAGCACCAGACGGTAAAGCCTATGCGTTCGCATATGGCGCAAGACAGGCTCCCCTCTTATTAGGCGCTCAATTGGAAAAGGACGAAAAGAAACGTCAAAAGATTATGGAAATTTTGGAGTATGTATCAACGAATTCTGAAGGCTATCTGCTGACGGGCTTCGGTGAAAAGGGTGTAAGCTATGAAATGCAGGGGGATTTGGCTGTCCCTAAAACGGGCGAAGAATTCGCTGCGCCAAAGTTTGGAGCGGGGAACTTCTACAACCCGTTAAGCTCTACAGATGTATCGATGCAAAAACATACGTTAAAGCCTGAATTATTGCAATTGAAAGAGAAGCTCAGTGCAGGAGTTACACCTATGTTAGATATATTGGGTGAAGCGGTATTGCCAACCAAAGCGCAGAACTGGGCAAACCTGAAAACAGTGCAGGATACGTATCTGATCAAGGCGATTACCGGTGATGCAAATACCGACAAGGACTTTGACAGCTTCAAGGCAAGCTGGCTGGGTGCCGGCGGTCAAGCAGTAACCGACGAGGTAGCCAAGGTCTTGGCGGAGCGTAAATAG
- a CDS encoding carbohydrate ABC transporter permease yields MKLSSGEKLFQVFLIIFVVVLSVTMLYPFLHVLSISLSTPAEALRPGVHFYPQEISFNAWKRVLTTETVWQTMGNTVFRTVVGTGLTLIFLSLGAYPLSRKYLPHRTFFTMFIVVTMFFGGGLIPTYLLIKSLGLINSLWVYVIPGLLSTFNLLLLRNFFMGIPEELEDSAKIDGANDLRILFTIIMPLSKPVLATLALWTAVGHWNAWFDAMLYMQDQSKIVLQLFLRRLVITSEGDPMLPVPSNEMAPEMVKAAVIMFTALPILLVYPFLQRYFVKGIMVGSLKG; encoded by the coding sequence TTGAAATTATCTTCTGGCGAGAAATTATTTCAAGTATTTCTAATTATATTCGTTGTCGTTCTTTCCGTAACGATGCTGTATCCCTTTCTGCACGTGCTCTCCATATCTCTAAGCACACCTGCAGAGGCACTGCGGCCGGGTGTTCATTTCTATCCACAAGAAATTTCCTTCAATGCCTGGAAGCGCGTTCTGACAACAGAGACGGTATGGCAAACGATGGGTAACACTGTCTTTCGGACGGTTGTCGGAACGGGTCTGACGCTCATATTCCTTTCGCTCGGCGCTTATCCGCTATCCCGCAAATATCTTCCTCACCGTACTTTTTTTACGATGTTTATTGTCGTTACGATGTTTTTCGGCGGCGGGCTTATACCTACCTATCTGCTGATCAAATCACTTGGACTCATTAATTCTCTATGGGTATATGTCATCCCTGGTCTTCTCAGCACGTTCAATCTTCTGCTCCTTCGCAACTTCTTCATGGGTATACCGGAGGAATTGGAGGATTCGGCGAAAATCGATGGAGCCAACGATTTGCGTATACTCTTCACGATCATTATGCCGTTATCCAAGCCGGTGCTGGCGACTCTCGCACTGTGGACTGCAGTTGGCCACTGGAATGCCTGGTTCGATGCGATGCTGTACATGCAGGATCAATCGAAGATTGTTCTTCAGCTCTTCTTGAGACGGCTCGTTATTACGTCTGAAGGAGACCCGATGCTGCCTGTCCCTTCCAACGAAATGGCCCCGGAGATGGTCAAAGCCGCGGTCATTATGTTCACCGCACTTCCAATATTATTGGTTTACCCGTTTCTTCAGCGTTACTTCGTTAAAGGAATCATGGTAGGGTCGCTTAAAGGGTAG
- a CDS encoding sugar ABC transporter permease: MNPGSSAGIHKQSEAIETKVSRRTLIWREYKKNKYLFLLLAPVLIWYTVFAYGPMYGIQLAFKDYYIREGIWGSPWVGFKHFEYLFTASPDFWKIMKNTIIISFYHIIFGFPAPIILALLFNELRFSLFKKFAQTISYLPHFLSWIVIGGILITLLSPNTGVVNYIIQALGFDPIYFLGSDKYFRFTLVMSAIWKEIGWGTVIYLAALTSIDTQMYEAAVLDGANRWKQTLYITLPSILPVIAILLILRVGSVLDAGFDQILTLYSPAVYGVADTLDTYVYRIGLQNFQFSLTTAVGLFKNVVGLMLVLFANYITKKIGQEGLY, translated from the coding sequence ATGAACCCGGGAAGCTCTGCTGGTATTCACAAACAAAGTGAAGCCATTGAAACTAAAGTCTCAAGGCGGACATTGATTTGGCGAGAATACAAGAAGAATAAGTATTTATTCTTATTATTAGCCCCCGTATTAATTTGGTATACCGTATTTGCCTATGGCCCGATGTATGGTATTCAACTGGCATTCAAGGATTATTACATCCGTGAGGGAATTTGGGGAAGCCCGTGGGTAGGTTTCAAGCATTTCGAATATTTGTTCACAGCTTCACCGGATTTTTGGAAAATTATGAAAAACACAATTATTATAAGCTTTTATCATATTATATTTGGCTTTCCTGCACCTATTATATTGGCCCTTTTGTTTAATGAGCTTCGGTTTTCTTTGTTCAAGAAATTCGCGCAAACGATATCGTATCTGCCCCATTTCTTATCATGGATCGTTATCGGAGGGATTTTGATCACGTTATTGTCCCCAAATACTGGTGTGGTCAACTATATTATTCAAGCACTTGGTTTTGATCCGATTTATTTTCTCGGGAGTGACAAGTATTTCCGATTTACGCTCGTCATGTCGGCTATATGGAAGGAAATAGGCTGGGGCACGGTTATTTATCTGGCAGCTTTGACGAGCATAGATACTCAAATGTACGAAGCCGCTGTCTTGGACGGTGCTAACCGTTGGAAGCAAACGCTGTATATTACCCTTCCATCTATTCTTCCTGTTATTGCGATTCTCCTCATACTGAGAGTAGGCAGCGTTCTGGATGCAGGGTTTGACCAAATCTTGACGCTGTATTCACCTGCCGTGTATGGGGTGGCGGACACGCTCGATACGTATGTCTACCGAATAGGCTTGCAAAATTTCCAGTTCAGCTTGACCACGGCAGTTGGATTATTCAAAAATGTGGTCGGACTTATGCTGGTTCTATTCGCAAATTATATTACGAAAAAAATTGGCCAGGAAGGCCTGTACTAA
- a CDS encoding helix-turn-helix domain-containing protein: MRVLPKYRNTFFIRLILSYTILVIVITGIAGGYLYTQAQRLMVDEISRDSRNRLVTAKDYIEQTLLRRFEDNLQNKALSTIFFQNNSNLNFLLDEGWQGNFDRITSFRQDLEQLNLTNEGAYNITVYFSKRNFVVDHNYFYIQPGNSKDAAFISNLDKTVPKRWLIRTLADGKQVMSYVVKLPYDSSSAETKGYLFVDVDMAYIKESAAKIMSSPLESLYIFDAKGNLIVNTEQANPDDIRILQTTIGSGQTVKEINDDKRGKVVVSYLDGSKSGNGWTYAIIRPMNSFVLSSGQFKTKIIIGCSLVLLLGLLISYLISKRFYIPMKKLVLHIRSLYQPNQTNLTNEYTIIGNALNFMGQKIVTLESLAKTNEMKNLVLGAGLDLEHMDGLPKDCRYLVAHIRLIEGVSERFKHRYEQFNHPVRYELICLNSKEAAIIYFFDSRGKPEDETAADNLFRVQAEMRGEIEFGAAIGALVQSPEEIPISYQLAQQAYRYRFLYGSDAIVLHSKISLFKPSPYLFSYDQYKNALKAGNINGANRFIDDFAATLEERNQQLEAVELALLQLVSTIYQVVIELELQKLVPPSNLFDELKKDTLNETIESIRSLSGRIAVYVQESGNHAHADVILKLKAYIDEHLHEDLSLNILSEEASLAPAYISTLFGEVMKESFTEYVTRARLDKAAGLLIDDPRMAVAEIASLVGYRNPQYFHNKFKARFGITPVQYRNTKNTAVPVSE, translated from the coding sequence ATGAGAGTGCTGCCCAAGTACAGAAACACCTTTTTTATCCGTCTCATATTATCATACACAATCTTAGTCATTGTAATAACAGGAATAGCCGGAGGCTACCTGTATACTCAGGCCCAAAGATTGATGGTCGACGAAATCTCCAGGGACAGCCGGAACAGGCTCGTTACCGCAAAAGACTATATAGAGCAGACGCTGCTGAGAAGATTCGAGGACAATCTGCAGAACAAGGCGCTATCTACCATATTCTTTCAAAACAATTCTAATCTTAACTTCTTGCTGGACGAAGGATGGCAAGGGAATTTCGACCGCATCACTTCCTTTCGACAAGATCTTGAGCAGTTGAATCTGACGAATGAGGGCGCTTACAATATAACCGTCTATTTTTCCAAGAGAAATTTTGTCGTGGATCATAATTACTTTTATATACAGCCGGGTAACTCGAAAGACGCAGCTTTCATCAGCAATCTGGATAAAACGGTTCCGAAGCGGTGGTTGATCAGAACGCTTGCCGACGGGAAGCAGGTGATGTCATATGTCGTTAAACTCCCATATGATTCTTCCAGCGCGGAGACCAAAGGATACCTGTTTGTCGATGTTGATATGGCTTACATCAAGGAATCGGCGGCCAAGATCATGAGTTCCCCGCTCGAAAGTTTATATATATTCGATGCGAAAGGGAATTTGATTGTTAACACTGAGCAAGCGAATCCGGACGATATACGAATTCTTCAGACTACGATCGGGTCCGGGCAAACCGTGAAGGAGATTAATGACGACAAGCGGGGGAAAGTCGTTGTATCTTATCTCGACGGATCGAAGTCCGGAAATGGCTGGACCTATGCGATCATTCGTCCGATGAATTCGTTTGTACTATCCTCCGGCCAATTCAAGACGAAAATAATTATAGGCTGCAGCTTGGTGCTTCTGCTTGGCCTGCTGATTTCATATTTGATATCGAAACGATTCTATATCCCGATGAAAAAGCTGGTGCTCCATATCCGCAGTTTGTATCAGCCGAACCAGACCAACTTAACGAATGAATATACGATCATTGGCAATGCCCTGAATTTTATGGGACAAAAAATCGTGACTCTGGAATCGTTGGCGAAGACCAACGAGATGAAAAATCTTGTTCTTGGAGCCGGCCTTGACCTGGAGCATATGGATGGTTTGCCGAAGGACTGCCGCTATCTGGTTGCGCATATTCGTCTCATTGAAGGCGTCAGCGAGAGGTTTAAGCATCGTTACGAGCAGTTCAATCATCCGGTGCGTTACGAGCTCATATGTTTGAATTCGAAGGAAGCGGCTATTATCTATTTTTTTGATTCACGCGGCAAGCCTGAGGATGAGACGGCTGCCGATAATTTGTTTCGGGTACAAGCAGAAATGCGGGGGGAGATTGAATTCGGAGCGGCGATCGGAGCATTGGTTCAATCGCCGGAGGAAATCCCGATTTCTTATCAATTGGCGCAGCAAGCATATCGTTATCGCTTCTTGTATGGCTCGGATGCCATAGTTCTGCACTCGAAAATTTCATTGTTTAAACCGTCGCCTTATTTGTTTTCTTACGATCAGTACAAGAATGCGTTGAAGGCGGGGAATATAAACGGAGCGAATCGCTTTATCGACGATTTCGCCGCCACTCTGGAGGAACGGAACCAACAGCTCGAAGCGGTCGAATTGGCTCTGCTTCAACTGGTTTCCACAATTTATCAGGTCGTTATTGAACTGGAGCTGCAGAAGCTCGTTCCTCCGTCCAATCTGTTTGACGAGCTGAAGAAAGACACCTTGAACGAAACGATAGAGTCGATTCGAAGCTTGTCCGGCAGAATCGCCGTATATGTACAGGAATCGGGCAATCATGCGCATGCCGACGTTATTTTGAAATTGAAGGCCTATATCGACGAGCATTTGCACGAAGATCTTTCTCTCAATATTCTTTCTGAAGAAGCGTCACTCGCGCCGGCTTATATTTCGACACTGTTCGGCGAAGTCATGAAAGAATCTTTTACCGAATATGTTACCCGTGCCCGTCTGGACAAAGCCGCCGGCTTGCTGATTGATGACCCCCGTATGGCCGTAGCCGAAATAGCGTCCCTGGTCGGCTATCGAAACCCGCAGTATTTCCATAATAAGTTTAAAGCCCGATTCGGGATCACTCCTGTTCAATACCGGAATACAAAAAATACAGCTGTCCCGGTAAGCGAATAA